One genomic segment of Corynebacterium durum includes these proteins:
- a CDS encoding helix-turn-helix transcriptional regulator → MTPIITDEVTGVRLLTSMECAAKAGIAIGTWRAYVALRNAPKPVAKLDGRTPLWSEGEVLQWVKSRAIVQ, encoded by the coding sequence ATGACACCGATTATTACCGATGAAGTAACGGGCGTGAGATTGCTCACGTCGATGGAGTGTGCGGCAAAGGCTGGCATCGCCATAGGTACATGGCGCGCGTATGTGGCATTGCGGAATGCTCCGAAGCCGGTGGCGAAACTGGACGGCCGCACGCCGTTGTGGAGCGAAGGGGAGGTGTTGCAATGGGTAAAAAGCCGCGCGATTGTGCAATGA
- a CDS encoding roadblock/LC7 domain-containing protein, protein MSKSTQTAETGARHRKIRGRDLNTNDIAAAALPFITRIRRELPGIRAVLLGTRDGIHICSVGLSKAEDAARLSALNSSMYGVSGAQVQLMGHPDAAGGETVVAVTMPDEIIMVVSVDYEPVNNLLLWVSAEDTQLGMVIHHIRNAADELAEWLVDD, encoded by the coding sequence ATGTCAAAGTCCACACAAACAGCAGAAACCGGCGCACGTCATCGCAAAATCCGTGGTCGCGACCTGAACACCAACGACATTGCCGCTGCTGCGCTGCCATTCATCACCAGAATCCGCAGAGAACTTCCCGGCATCCGTGCCGTACTTCTGGGAACCCGCGACGGCATTCACATCTGTTCCGTCGGACTTAGCAAGGCCGAAGACGCCGCCCGCCTGTCCGCCCTAAACTCCTCCATGTATGGTGTTTCAGGCGCTCAGGTACAGCTCATGGGTCATCCTGATGCCGCAGGCGGGGAAACCGTCGTCGCCGTTACCATGCCCGACGAAATTATCATGGTGGTCAGCGTCGACTACGAGCCAGTCAACAACCTCCTCCTCTGGGTCTCCGCCGAGGACACCCAACTAGGAATGGTCATCCACCACATCCGCAACGCGGCCGACGAACTCGCCGAATGGCTGGTTGACGACTAA